Proteins encoded within one genomic window of Humulus lupulus chromosome 1, drHumLupu1.1, whole genome shotgun sequence:
- the LOC133806425 gene encoding UDP-glycosyltransferase 91A1-like: MGSSKTDTMTEQRDAELHIAMFPWLAFGHILPYLELAKLFAQKGHQISFISTPRNILRLPKLPPNLSSLINLVKLPLPSSKFNLPNDAEATSDLPREEVPLLKRAYDGLQDSLSDLLRSSKPDWLLFDFAAYWAPDMAKDIGLRNAYFSIITASTLGYVGAEIPDYRTQLDDFLVPPKWVPFSTKVALRRFEVLKIFEDLTGYDDDVSVCYRIAKALRGCDVVAVRSCWELESEWLNLMRSILGKPVLPIGQLPPEPYVGDVDGENDDSWSSAKEWLDDQPKRSVVYVAFGSEAVLSQDELTEIALGLEHSGFPFFWVLRADPDSSVELPTGFEDRTRGRGIVWRSWAPQLKILGHDSVGGFLTHSGWSSVVEALQFGIPLLLLTFTNDQGVNSRVLEEKMIGYSVPRDENDGSFTRESVSETLKLVVEKEEGKVYRDKAKEMSPIFGDRGAQSKYVDDFLHYLKTH; encoded by the coding sequence ATGGGTTCTTCAAAAACTGACACGATGACAGAGCAAAGAGATGCTGAGCTTCACATAGCTATGTTTCCATGGCTGGCCTTCGGTCATATACTTCCATACCTAGAGCTTGCCAAGCTCTTTGCCCAAAAGGGTCACCAAATCTCTTTCATATCAACCCCAAGAAATATCCTACGCCTTCCAAAGCTCCCTCCAAATCTATCATCATTGATAAACTTGGTCAAACTTCCATTACCCTCTTCAAAGTTTAATCTCCCAAATGACGCCGAAGCAACCTCAGACTTGCCCAGAGAAGAAGTCCCACTCCTCAAAAGAGCCTACGATGGTCTCCAAGATTCCCTCTCCGATCTTCTCCGCTCTTCCAAACCAGATTGGCTCCTTTTCGATTTCGCGGCTTACTGGGCACCCGATATGGCCAAAGATATAGGCCTACGAAACGCCTACTTCAGTATAATAACAGCGTCCACTCTTGGATATGTCGGGGCAGAGATTCCCGATTACCGGACCCAACTGGACGATTTTCTCGTTCCGCCCAAATGGGTTCCCTTCTCCACAAAGGTCGCGTTACGGAGATTCGAggttttgaaaatatttgaggATTTGACTGGCTACGACGACGACGTTTCTGTTTGCTACCGTATTGCCAAAGCACTTAGAGGCTGCGATGTGGTGGCCGTTAGAAGTTGCTGGGAGTTGGAGTCGGAATGGTTAAACCTCATGCGAAGTATTCTTGGGAAACCAGTTCTCCCTATCGGTCAACTTCCGCCGGAACCATACGTCGGCGATGTCGACGGCGAAAACGACGACAGCTGGAGCTCAGCCAAGGAGTGGCTTGATGACCAGCCGAAACGTTCTGTCGTATACGTAGCGTTTGGTAGCGAGGCCGTACTGAGTCAAGATGAACTTACTGAGATAGCTCTTGGCTTAGAGCATTCCGGGTTCCCTTTTTTCTGGGTCCTAAGGGCTGATCCCGATTCATCTGTCGAGCTTCCAACCGGGTTCGAAGATCGAACTAGAGGACGTGGAATAGTGTGGAGGAGTTGGGCTCCTCAGCTGAAGATTTTGGGTCACGATTCGGTCGGAGGATTCTTGACTCACTCCGGGTGGAGCTCGGTGGTGGAAGCTCTTCAGTTTGGGATACCCCTTTTGTTGCTGACATTCACAAATGATCAAGGTGTGAATTCGAGGGTCTTGGAGGAGAAAATGATTGGATATTCAGTGCCGAGAGATGAAAACGACGGGTCGTTTACGAGAGAGTCAGTGTCCGAGACTTTGAAGCTGGTGGTTGAGAAAGAAGAGGGAAAGGTTTACAGAGACAAGGCTAAGGAGATGAGTCCCATATTTGGAGACAGGGGAGCACAGAGCAAGTACGTGGACGATTTTCTTCATTACCTGAAAACTCATTGA